One segment of Theobroma cacao cultivar B97-61/B2 chromosome 9, Criollo_cocoa_genome_V2, whole genome shotgun sequence DNA contains the following:
- the LOC18588050 gene encoding transcription factor MYB1R1 yields the protein MGRKCSHCGNKGHNSRTCSSNRGILPSGVKLFGVQLDLSSSSGSFPMIKKCLSMDCLSSPSSSTSSHVTMDENPDKLSTGYLSDDGGLVARTQEKKKGVPWTEEEHRIFLVGLEKLGKGDWRGISRNFVTTRTPTQVASHAQKYFLRKNSLNKRRRRTSLFDVGSEKFANQKFHSRPPDPFNFPEFLLKKTSVVPINLNAATNPVQGNSGDLEFAFSNDVPPLRIKESFHIQSSSLTMATSKSEAPDLELSLAAPKPLDQSEACSHGLLFGPISVT from the exons ATGGGAAGGAAATGCTCACATTGCGGGAACAAAGGCCACAATTCGAGGACTTGCAGCAGCAATAGAGGGATTCTTCCTAGTGGAGTGAAGCTGTTTGGGGTGCAACTTGACTTGTCTTCTTCATCTGGTTCTTTTCCCATGATCAAGAAGTGCCTCAGCATGGATTGTCTGTCATCACCTTCTTCTTCCACATCTTCGCATGTTACCATGGACGAAAATCCTGACAAGCTTTCCACTGGTTATCTCTCTGATGATGGTGGCCTCGTTGCTCGTAcccaagagaagaaaaaag GTGTGCCGTGGACAGAAGAAGAGCATCGGATCTTTCTGGTAGGGCTGGAAAAGCTTGGGAAAGGTGACTGGAGAGGGATCTCCAGGAACTTTGTGACTACAAGAACTCCAACACAAGTAGCCAGCCATGCACAGAAGTATTTCCTTAGAAAGAATAGCCTTAACAAAAGAAGGCGCCGTACCAGCCTCTTCGAT GTGGGGAGTGAAAAGTTTGCAAACCAGAAGTTTCATTCCAGGCCTCCAGACCCCTTCAATTTCCCTGAGTTTTTGTTGAAGAAAACAAGTGTTGTTCCTATCAATCTTAACGCCGCCACAAATCCTGTACAAGGAAATTCTGGGGATCTTGAATTTGCCTTCAGTAATGACGTACCGCCTTTACGGATTAAGGAATCATTCCACATCCAGTCCAGTTCTTTAACAATGGCCACTTCCAAAAGCGAAGCACCTGATTTGGAACTTTCACTGGCAGCTCCAAAGCCATTAGATCAGAGTGAAGCGTGTTCCCATGGCCTACTATTCGGACCAATTAGTGTCACGTGA
- the LOC18588047 gene encoding inorganic pyrophosphatase 3, which produces MAGVVLVFDFDKTIIECDSDDWVVEGFGVSELFTQLRPTFPLNTLMDRMIMEVQSRGNSTADIAACLRRVPLHPRIVSVIKAAHASGCDLRIISDANVFFIETILKNHGLLDCFSEINTNPSYVDGEGRLRISPYHDFESSSHGCNICPPNMCKGLIMERVQASVSATGKKRFIYLGDGTADFCPGLKLGEDDFLMPRKNFPVWELICSNPKLIRANIHEWNDGEELGDVLSRLVNKISIEENYAVGVDQMVPVHCKFKTSSVPAHAAF; this is translated from the exons ATGGCAGGGGTGGTGTTGGTTTTTGACTTTGACAAGACAATCATCGAATGCGACAGTGATGATTGGGTTGTGGAAGGGTTTGGTGTTTCTGAGCTGTTCACTCAACTCCGGCCTACTTTCCCCTTGAACACTCTCATG GATAGAATGATAATGGAGGTCCAGTCTAGGGGAAACTCAACTGCGGATATCGCCGCCTGTTTAAGACGGGTTCCATTACATCCCAGAATTGTCTCTGTTATTAAAGCGGCCCATGCTTCGGG GTGTGATCTGAGGATAATAAGTGATGCCAACGTCTTCTTCATCGAGACAATCTTGAAGAATCATGGACTGTTGGATTGTTTCTCGGAAATCAACACGAACCCTAGTTATGTTGATGGAGAAGGCAGGCTTAGAATCTCTCCTTACCATGATTTCGAATCGTCTTCCCACGGCTGCAATATCTGCCCTCCCAACATGTGCAAg GGTCTGATCATGGAAAGAGTTCAAGCCTCTGTTTCTGCCACCGGAAAGAAAAGGTTTATCTATCTGGGCGATGGAACTGCTGATTTTTGCCCGGGTTTGAAACTCGGAGAGGATGATTTCCTGATGCCGAGGAAGAATTTTCCAGTGTGGGAGCTGATTTGCAGCAACCCCAAACTCATCAGAGCAAACATTCACGAATGGAATGACGGGGAGGAGCTTGGCGATGTCCTGTCCCGTTTAGTCAACAAAATCTCAATTGAAGAGAACTACGCTGTTGGGGTCGATCAGATGGTTCCCGTTCATTGTAAATTCAAGACAAGCTCGGTCCCTGCCCATGCAGCCTTTTGA
- the LOC18588049 gene encoding abscisic acid receptor PYL2: MDSSQTLPQGLTREEYAELKPLIDTYHKFEPTPSTCTTLVTQRIDAPAQAVWPFIRSFENPQKYKHFIKSCNMSGDGSVGSIREVTVVSGIPASTSTERLEILDDEKHILSFRVVGGEHRLRNYKSVTSVNEFRKGGKVYTIVLESYIVDIPDGNTGEDTKMFVDTVVKLNLQKLGVVAMASLQGHD; this comes from the coding sequence ATGGACTCGAGCCAAACCCTCCCTCAGGGCCTAACCAGAGAAGAATACGCGGAGCTGAAGCCTCTCATTGACACATACCATAAATTCGAGCCAACACCAAGCACATGCACAACGCTGGTAACGCAGCGAATCGACGCCCCAGCTCAAGCCGTGTGGCCTTTCATCCGGAGCTTCGAAAACCCCCAAAAATACAAGCACTTCATCAAGAGTTGTAACATGAGCGGTGATGGCAGCGTCGGAAGCATTAGAGAAGTCACCGTTGTTTCGGGTATTCCAGCTTCGACTAGTACCGAGAGGCTAGAGATTTTGGATGACGAAAAGCATATACTAAGCTTTAGGGTTGTCGGAGGTGAGCATAGGCTGAGAAACTACAAATCAGTCACTTCTGTCAATGAGTTTCGCAAGGGAGGCAAAGTTTACACCATTGTTTTGGAGTCCTATATTGTGGATATACCAGATGGGAACACTGGGGAAGATACAAAAATGTTTGTGGACACAGTTGTGAAGTTGAATCTGCAGAAACTTGGGGTTGTGGCAATGGCTTCCCTTCAGGGACATGATTGA
- the LOC18588048 gene encoding homeobox protein ATH1 — protein sequence MMENDMFSVSRAMGNRNPVVVDGIPSRTAPNSIVESHSFSIINQNQTLAEFPVLPSAQGEIISDLCADLHITNRARFFDSNALVTSLGRTVVSDVSLGSSPSEDNMEFQEQFMGRTAISSIPPAKCVPQENLNELAIIAPSIYPLDVRTYSSTSCSDGINSSLVTSVNCVFNEALGNLNNKWDFEKFPSPLELVGKPPLRTACQPYTSIGCPDPNGWISSNGANMSIDYPCGSSKHSNELSLSLATSLPAVISGNNIPDQSSEINCSGANHFCLNTTRLGSEQPSCNAKELSLSFGSYGPVQESHLISGSRYLHAVQEILAQIASYSLENLDQMSVGAGATIPFSSSFLAGRGMALMDPNEHPDIDGNSEVRLEPEVRKRTVEAKKTQLLTLLQVVDDRYSQCLDEIHTVISAFHAATELDPQVHARFALQTISFLYKNLRERISNQILAMGANFDSGYTGGREKSFQNSFIQEQWALQQLKKKDQLWRPQRGLPEKSVSVLRAWMFQNFLHPYPKDAEKHLLAIKSGLTRSQVSNWFINARVRLWKPMIEEMYSEMNRRKARQNEEGTNSNHRSQISINNQRFNIN from the exons ATGATGGAGAATGATATGTTCAGCGTTTCACGAGCCATGGGAAACCGAAATCCTGTGGTTGTTGATGGGATTCCATCGCGGACAGCCCCAAATTCAATTGTTGAATCCCACTCATTTAGCATCATCAACCAAAATCAGACACTAGCTGAATTTCCAGTGCTTCCATCAGCGCAAGGAGAAATTATCAGTGATCTCTGTGCTGATCTACACATAACTAATCGTGCCAGGTTCTTCGACTCAAATGCATTGGTCACATCTCTTGGAAGGACTGTTGTGAGTGATGTTTCACTTGGCAGTTCACCTTCAGAGGATAATATGGAGTTTCAGGAGCAATTCATGGGCAGAACAGCCATCTCTTCTATTCCACCTGCAAAGTGTGTTCCTCAAGAAAACTTAAACGAGTTAGCAATCATAGCACCTTCCATCTACCCTCTGGATGTCAGGACTTATTCTTCAACTAGCTGTTCTGATGGCATAAATTCTTCTCTGGTAACCTCTGTGAACTGTGTATTTAACGAAGCACTTGGTAATTTGAACAATAAGTGGGATTTTGAGAAGTTTCCTTCTCCTCTGGAGCTTGTTGGGAAACCCCCATTGAGAACAGCATGTCAACCATATACATCAATAGGATGTCCGGATCCAAACGGGTGGATTTCATCAAATGGGGCAAATATGAGCATAGATTATCCTTGTGGTTCCTCTAAACATAGTAATGAGCTCTCTTTAAGTCTCGCCACATCTCTGCCTGCTGTCATTAGCGGTAACAATATACCTGATCAGTCCTCTGAGATAAACTGTTCTGGTGCAAATCACTTCTGCTTGAATACAACAAGGTTAGGCTCAGAACAACCTTCTTGTAATGCTAAGGAGCTTTCTCTGAGTTTTGGTTCTTATGGACCAGTTCAAGAATCACACCTGATATCAGGATCAAGATATCTTCATGCAGTTCAGGAAATACTTGCTCAAATTGCAAGCTATTCACTGGAAAATCTAGACCAGATGAGTGTTGGAGCTGGAGCAACCATTCCATTCTCCTCAAGCTTTCTAGCAGGGAGAGGGATGGCACTGATGGATCCAAATGAGCATCCTGATATTGATGGTAATTCTGAGGTTCGATTAGAGCCAGAAGTACGAAAACGAACTGTTGAGGCAAAGAAAACTCAACTTCTGACTCTACTGCAAGTG GTTGATGACAGATACAGTCAATGCTTGGATGAGATCCATACAGTTATATCTGCATTCCATGCTGCAACTGAGTTGGACCCTCAGGTGCATGCTCGTTTTGCTCTACAGACAATCTCTTTCTTATACAAGAACCTAAGAGAGAGGATCAGCAACCAAATCCTAGCTATGGGAGCAAATTTTGACAGTGGATATACAGGAGGCAGGGAAAAATCTTTTCAGAATTCATTCATCCAGGAGCAATGGGCACTGCAGCagctaaagaaaaaagatcaATTATGGAGACCACAGAGAGGGTTGCCTGAAAAGTCTGTCTCAGTTTTACGTGCGTGGATGTTTCAGAACTTTCTTCACCC GTACCCTAAGGATGCAGAGAAACATTTACTTGCAATTAAAAGTGGCTTGACAAGGAGCCAG GTCTCCAACTGGTTCATAAATGCTCGTGTTCGACTATGGAAACCAATGATAGAGGAAATGTACTCAGAGATGAACAGGAGAAAGGCTCGGCAAAATGAGGAGGGAACCAACAGCAACCACAGAAGCCAGATAAGCATCAACAATCAAAGATTTAACATTAATTGA
- the LOC18588046 gene encoding pollen-specific protein SF21: MADSSDSVSIDMETISLGGKEYLVKTRHGTVSVAVFGDQDKPALITYPDLALNHVSCFQGLFFCPEASSILLHNFCIYHISPPGHELGAAPIGSDDLMPSVDDLADQIVEVLNFLGLGAVMCMGVTAGAYILTLFAMKYRQRVLGLILVSPLCRAPSWTEWLLNKVMSNLLYFYGMCGVVKELLLKRYFSKEVRGSAQVPESDIVQACIRLLDERQSINVWQFLEAMNGRPDLSDGLRKLHCRSLIFVGENSPFHSEALHMTSKLDRRYSALVEVQACGSMVTEEQPHAMLIPIEYFLMGYGLYRPTLSVSPRSPLSPSCISPELLSPESMGLKLKPIKTRISVEV; this comes from the exons ATGGCAGATTCTAGCGATTCCGTTTCCATCGATATGGAAACGATCTCTCTTGGCGGCAAG GAGTACCTTGTGAAAACTCGCCATGGTACGGTTTCTGTTGCTGTGTTTGGAGACCAAGATAAGCCAGCTCTCATCACCTATCCGGATTTAGCACTAAACC ATGTCTCCTGTTTTCAAGGCTTGTTCTTTTGTCCAGAAGCTAGTTCCATACTTCTCCACAATTTCTGCATATATCATATAAGTCCTCCTGGGCATGAG TTGGGAGCTGCCCCAATCGGTTCTGATGACCTTATGCCTTCTGTTGATGACTTGGCAGATCAGATTGTTGAGGTTCTCAATTTTTTGGG GCTTGGTGCTGTAATGTGTATGGGTGTTACAGCTGGAGCATACATTCTTACCCTATTTGCT ATGAAATACAGGCAACGTGTCCTTGGGTTAATACTTGTTTCACCCCTCTGCAGAGCGCCCTCATGGACAGAATGGTTGTTAAATAAG GTGATgtcaaatttactttatttctaTGGCATGTGTGGAGTGGTGAAGGAGTTATTGCTCAAGCGCTACTTCAGTAAG GAAGTTCGTGGTAGTGCTCAAGTACCCGAATCAGATATAGTTCAGGCGTGCATAAGA TTGCTAGATGAAAGGCAGAGTATAAATGTTTGGCAATTCCTTGAAGCAATGAACGG GAGACCTGACCTTAGCGATGGATTAAGAAAATTGCATTGCCGTTCACTAATATTTGTTGGGGAGAACTCTCCGTTCCATTCTGAGGCTCTTCACATGACATCAAAATTAGATAGAAGATATAGTGCCTTAGTGGAG GTTCAGGCATGTGGGTCAATGGTAACAGAGGAGCAGCCTCATGCCATGTTGATACCAATAGAGTACTTTCTTATGGGATACGGCTTATACAGGCCAACCCTAAGCGTCAGCCCAAGGAGCCCTTTGAGTCCATCTTGCATCTCGCCGGAGCTTCTATCACCAGAAAGCATGGGCTTGAAGTTAAAACCGATTAAAACCCGTATCTCCGTTGAGGTTTGA